The Cygnus olor isolate bCygOlo1 chromosome 10, bCygOlo1.pri.v2, whole genome shotgun sequence genomic interval aagaaatgctttctgtgttCTAATATACTAGATGCATTCCCTTAGCAGAATCCAGGAAAGTAGTAAGTAACTTTAAATTGTTTATTGTTTATAGTTACCTTTGTATTTTTACAACTGTAAGTGGCAGAGGAAAGGCACGTTTATTTAGCTCCTATGAAATGAGAAGAACACCTCTTAGAAAACTAAATGTTTTGtagaactaaaaacaaaacagtaacaaacaTCTTTAATATGCAGAAATGTGCTTTGATGTCTCAGCTGGTATGTAGCATAAAAATGCTAGTTTCTGTTGATCTTAATGATTCAGTTTAATGATTCAATTCATTGTGGTAGCAAGAGGgaacctttttttaaataattctataGCATATCAGGGCTTCTTTTAACTActagtttggtttttttaataGATCTCTTGCGTTGAAACATTCTGTATGTTAGTAACGTCTTACTAGTCTTATACCTTGtacatttttacaaatgttgGAAGGaatttgaaagttttatttagAATACAAATTTGGCTGCAGCAGATGAGGTTGGATAGTAATGAATTGAAGAAACCCTCTGAACCCACTACTATGCATGTTTTAATATTATGCTTTTCTCAGCATTGTAGACTTTTTGttagtgtgattttttttttcatttttttttcttctttgtactAAATGCTTACTAGGAGGCCCTAAAAGTGTGGGGACTAATACTTGGAATTATGTAAACAGGGAGAAGAGCAGCCAACAGCTCTTCAGAGGATTTCAGATATGTACCAGAACAGGGAGAATGTTTTGGATCTGCTGGAGAGTGAAAGTAGCTGTCTGGATAAGGTAGGATTTATCTGCGTGTTACACACTGCTTAACACACAATTTCTAGAGACTTTTGCTACCCTTGGATTTACCTTGAATTTATCAGTGTTCATTTAATATCTCTAGATCAAAATAGCCTTCACTTTAGCAAATAATAGCTAACTGCCTTTAGTTGTgttttgagggagaaaaaaaaataaaaaattaacagttTTATGGTATTCTtgcctaaaaaaataaacaaataaaacaaaccttcAGAATTTTGAAGTTGGCATTGAATGTATTCTCTGAAATTTATGtacaaaacacatttgtaaGGAAGCTCTATGTAGCAAGATGTCTAAGGTGCTGAAATACTGGTGCAGTTGGGTAAAGGAGCTGTGGGAAAGGTGATATGAAAGGCAATTTTCTGTGTGTGATAAGTAGTCAAGAATGATTATATGTGCTGCTCACACCTTTTCAAAAAGCTGATAGGCTGTTGTGAAAGGTGACCTGCCAGTGGAGTAGCAATGGGTGAGTGACAACAGGAACAGGTAGCAACAGTAAGCCATGCAACTTCAGGGCAATGTCACCAAGAACTCCTGGTATGGTTGTTTCAGCTGGTATAAACAGAGTCCTCTGAGGCTTCACATCTTCACTCAACAGATGAACTTTGCTATCTCTGGGCAAAGAACAGGGGGCACAAAATCTGGAAGGGATGATATGAGTTTGCTCCTTCAAGTATGTGATGCTGTAAGAGAATGGTTTTTGCATGTTCAAGGATTTCTCCTGTTATTCATTACCCAGGATTTTCGATGTAATGTTTGTTGCATTGCTCTCGTTGCTCCTGCAAAGGTATTTAGCTAAAACTCCATAGGTAAGTTCACATGGGTTGCAAAAGAAGTATTGCTCATTTCTAATAGGCTGGGAAATGAGATAAAGTTTCTGAGTGAAGGCTGAAGCTCTATTTATACTTTCAGTGTGAATTCCTAGAAATCAGATCAGGTTCTTTACTATCAAATTCTACTTTACTTGAATCTAAAATATTGCAAGCTTTCCcgtaggaaaatattttacccATATTTCTTATGGAATGGTTCGttggctgtttatttttatattaatgacAAATAGCTTTCTTCTACGACTGAACAAGATTCTCTTCAAAGAAATGTAGCAACAATTGAATGTTAGACCTTCAGCCAGACTTTCAGTAGATTTATCTCTGTATATGTAATTTTAGTGTAATACAGACTTGTTATCTatagaataatttcttttttcacatgAAATCTTTATAAACAGTGATATGGAGTGGCATTAGTATTATAAAGGTCTCTTAGATGCATGGTGTTTCAATTTTAGTGAATACCTCAGAAGTTAGAAAGCATTGTATGAGCAAGCTGTGAACTTCTGAATTGGTACTTCCAGTTCCTGTATGCAGTTGCAGCCGTGCactcagtttaaaaatagtgtCGATATGTTTCAGTTACCATGCTGCAGTCTCCAGGTCTGATTCAATTCAACATTGAGCAAATCaatgtgattattttaataataagtTTCCTATTTGCATAACATTATTGAGGAAACTAGCAGCTGGGCGAGCACAAACACCAGGTGGCAGTATTTGATTAGTTTCTGACTTCTGAGCAAATGCATTAACTGTTTTTTGGCTTATTTCATGAACATTCTTTTTGAGAGCTACTAGGATCTCTTTTCCTTGGAAAgtccttaaataaataaataagtcattAAAGAATGAGAGCGTTCAACTGCGAGCAAACTAGCTCTAAAAGTTTTCTTAGTCCTTGACAGTCTCAGAGAAACCAAAATGTTATACCTAGTCAGTTAACTTAATGGTTAATTTTGTGGAGATATGTGCctcataaatatttctcttaccACCACCTATGCCTGTCTTTATTGATAGTTCTTGGTAGTTTCCTGAAGAGATCACTTATGAAGGTAGTTACCAGTTTGGGAATTGATGGATGTGGTAATCTGAGTATTAACTGTGTGGCTCAGGTTAATTTCATTCCTATTCATTCaggtgaaataaatattttctgaaatgtttttgtatcAGTGCTtgtattgtgttttgttgttgttgtttttttgcacTTAATAAATAGCGGTCTGTATTTGGAAACCAGCTGTTTATATTCATTAGGAGGTTTCTTGTATTATTAAAGTCCACATTAGTTTCTGAATTCTAGAGACTGTCTATCGGTGATCGTACTTGAAACCTCACCAGGACAGGTAAATTGGTAAGCAGCTCCACGTTCAGTATGAAGGAgatgtattgttttctttttgactttttcttttttttttacttctaaagCTGATATTCCATGTAGAACCTGTAGAGGCAGAAGTTTCATCTACCAATCACTGGTGTGCAAGAGGCTCTGCTTTATCTCTTCAGTAACCTCTGGGCCTGGTGGGCAGTTTGAATACTCAAGTGTCTGCAGTCAAGCAAAGGAGACCTGTTGCTTAGCTAAGATCATAGGTTGCCTTGTTGGGACAAGCTGTACTGAAATATAAAGGGCTGTAAGGCCCTCACTTCCCACTGACCTCTAGTTCACCAAATATTCCATCATGAACTGATGGAACTTTCTGGTCAGAAGAGACTTTTCCAGAGGCTACCAAATATGTTAGAGGCTCTTGCGGAAAACAATTAAAGGTTCATAACACGAATGGAAGTGCCACGGCACTCTTGACTTTTCCAGTTAGGAAAAGGTATGtcatctgctctgcagctttctgaaaattgaCACTGGGTTTCCTTAAGAAAAGGAACGTTCAAGTGTTAAGGAGAATCTGAGGGAAAATTTTGTCAGGTAAGCATTTCTTTAGACACAACACTGCCTTACCCATCTGATTAACACAAGCTACACATTCTTTTTGCCCCAAGTCTGCATATGAGTTCAAAATCATCGTTAGCCTAGTACAGGAGATCCACTTAAAGCACTGTCAATATGTTCTTGGAATTCTCAATTTTGACATTCTGTCATAGATCTTTAATTGGACTTCTAAGCCAGCTTTCTTAGCAGTTAAACCTGGACAAACCATCAGAGTTTGCTCTTTGCTCAGTAAGTTGATGGGAGTGTTGGTCACATGTAAAGGGAGCCTTACTGATATACCGCATGCAGTCCCATGGGACTTGTTACTCTTCCTCTACATTGATATAATCACAAGGCATGTCAGTGGCCAATGAACAGCTGTTTCTTATACTGatttttgtggcttttcttctgctttttggtTGCTGAGGCTGTTAAATGCTGGCTGGGGCTTAGCTAGCAGGTGGTCACTGCATTTATTCTGATGCCACTTCAAAATACATTGACATGTTGATAAGGTGTCTTGGTAAGATCACTTCTTGAATTGCCActttttcagtttggtttgaCAACAGTTTCATTGCACAGCACTTAGTCAACATTCTTCAGCTCAACGTTGTTCTGATATAAAGTTCTGTATGATTGCATAGCTCTCACTAGAATCTTCCTCAACACTGCGCTGTCATTTCCATACGGTGCTATTTCCCTGgctgttttccagcttctgTCATTCCTAAAGGTTGAGCTTGGACGGTTTACAAATGTACAGAAAATCAAAGTGGAGATGCTGTTTATTTCCATAATGTTAATTGTTAGTCATAAGAATGTGACTGATCACACAGAATAAACTACTGTGAGAAAATggtgaaacaaggaaaaaagggacagatttttcctctgaaagtgCACAGTCCTACGTCATGTTTTCCAAAGTTTTATTTAAGATGGGTAAAATTTgtgctctgaaattaaaataatgcttgcatttttgcatttatcaAATAGCTTTatctaaaataagaaaaggtaGAATTTGTAAAGAGGTTACCCTGAATGAAAAGGTGGTTGTGACCATGTACAATTGCTTTGGGGCTTACAGATGAGTATAAATATAACGATGTTATATCTGATTCTTTATAATTAGTGAAATcataattctctttttaaactttgaacttcaaaacaaaagctataCTTCCTTTCTCTCTATTACTCATGAGTTTTGgtctttttaaatgcatgctctgtaaaataaatttctattgGTTATAAACCCACTTACAGGAAAGGAGGAATACCTAGCACTAAAAGGGTATTTTGAGACCAGTAAATTTGAGTGTGCAGTTTGTATTACTTCAAGTTTTGTTCGCATGGTGTAAAGAGTGATCAGGAAATTTCACATatggtatttttcaaaaaagctgcaacaaagttattttaataagaaaaatgaatgcatgaattatttaaaatagttggTGCAACTGTTCTTCTAACTAATCCAGGCACTTGGAAGGCAATTACACTGAGCTTTGACAACATTGCCAACCCACTGCACAGTACCTTATGCCAAAAGCTATTGTTGTTTTATTGACCATGTTCACCATTACATATGCATATGAAAAAACAGAGGCATTTTCATTGGGATTACCCTAATAGCAttaagagattatttttaaatttccttggAAGGAAATTCACTTAAATGAGATTACTTATTGACTGGTTTCCTATCATGTTGCTGTGTTTAGGTAAGTGGAGTCCATTAGAGTAtacagtttttttaaaaaactgattttataCATTAATGATTTCAAATAAAGGAGAAGTACTATATTTGTGCATAGCTTCTTTTTGAGAAAGTTAAGTCGATGTTCTGGTTAGGAGAGATAACACTTTTTGTCCCTCTTGGTGGCCCCCCTAGTGTCACCATTAGTTGCTAATTActtgcaaacaaataaacaattaaCTCCTCGTGCCTCTTGGTGGGAGAGTTTTCATTGACATGCTAAAACTTTctaataaaagattttaattaatgaCGTTGCAAATCCAACCCCCTTGTCAACATAGCTATAAGGAGGACTTTGGGAGAAATGCAAGTACAGTATACGTGCTATGCTAGCTGAAGGTGAAATCATGGCAAGTACATCGCTGTGTGCTGCTAATACGTCAGTGTCTCAGAATCTTCGGAAAGCATCTagttttgtagaaaataaaaccacacagtGCTCCTTTTCCATTGAAAGTATTTTGGGATTGGAGCAGAAAAAAGATGGCATTCCAGCAGTGAAACCTCACAGACcatggatggatggatgcaCCAACTTGGGTAAGCCAGCAGTCTGTTTTGTAACTTCTCAAGCttttactcttttaaaaatgtatatattgtCATGTTTCTAACAGTAAATTGAAGTTcgtttgcttgctttttctagTTTTAGGTGATGACAGTAATTCCCATCTGCAAATCCCTGTTGTTTCCTatgaaaattcattatttcGTGGTAACAGTGATCcaatgcaagaggaaaaagttttgaaatgtgaaaaatatttttcagtcactgAAAGGCTATCTTTCAAACGGGAATTGAGCTGGTACAGGGGTAGAAGACCAAGAACCGCTTTCAATAGAAACCAGGTAGGCATTTTCTTACTATTTAATAAAGGACTAACAATGCAGCTTAGTAAATTGTTGGTAGAAGCCTATAACAGCTGACTAATTTGGTATTGTGTATCTCTCCATATAGAAATGTAATTAAGAACTAGTGTAAATTCACGATAATGTTACTAGCTTCATCTGGTCGATGTTTGTTCATGAAAGCAGAATTGTCCAAGCACTGCTTGGAAGccttaatttaaacaaattaagctgtttctatttatttatttattttaactcctATAACAATAGCAATGATTACTCAGAAAGTGTATTTTAATCTCCTCAGATTGAAgtcttggaaaatgtttttaaaatgaactccTACCCCGGCATTGATATTAGAGAAGAACTAGCCCGCAAATTAGACTTAGATGAAGACAGGATCCAGGTAATTAAattgtttcttgaaaatttcCATATTTCCATCCATGTGTACTCTCTGGTGATATAAATAGGTAGATGATGGTAGtaacaataattttaatgtcaatttaaaaacagtgtGCATTTATACATAATAGTATGCATTGAGTGATTTGAGAAATGACAGCCATTGAATTCATCCTGAAATCCCAACCCTTTTTCCATAGCATCAATGAGACATTTATCActaatatttctgtgatttctgcttTGTTAATCTCTAGTTGTTTGTGGAACTTGATCACTTGCTCCCAggttttaaaatcatgtttacATGATGCATGTCAACATATTTAAAAACCAAATTTGAAACAACTATTGAATTAATTTCTTGGAATGAATTAGTATATTAGCATTTTGAGAGTGTCAGGAGAGCGCAACTGTGTTAAACCAGCATTTGAGCCTATGTCGTGTATCTGGCCAAAAGCGAAATCTACTCAGggttttaattattcatttccaGCTAATCAAATGTGATAAGAATACCATAAAAATTAGAATTCTGGCCTCGCCTTGATATTTATTAAGTTTTTGATGGAGTTCTTATCGGGCTTGATGGGGAGCTTGGTGCTGCTATTAATTAAGCAGTTGAAGAAGTTACACCTTCAGACTTGTATGTGAATTGCAGCTGCTCAGGAACTTCCATTCAATGTCACTGAAGTTGATACTAGTTTTTGTATTAGCGAAGCTGGTTCTCATTTTCCAGCAAAGCTGAgggcattattttttttagtcttaaTTAGTGCTGGTCACTGTCTTcagattttaactttttattaaacTTCCAAACTACTGACATTTCACAAAATACTGTAGAGTtgtgtgaatatttttaaatttcaaagctTGCTCTTAATACAgtgctgtatttctgaaaaacatgacttttatttcaattttagatCTGGTTCCAGAACCGTCGTGCAAAGCTGAAGAGATCACACCGAGAATCACAGTTTCTAATGGTGAAAAATACTTTCACCTCCAGCCTGCTAGAGTAGAAAGGATGGTTTGCCACTATACTACTACGATAGAACATGAAGAATTACTAGTTATTGTCATAATTTGTCCTAAGTAATGATACATTGATTATATGATTTTATCACTAGATTTGAAGTGTTATAATGATTTTCAGTCAAATAAACTGTAAATACTTGAAGTATTATTATAACCTACTTTTTGTGGAGAAAGTCaaattttctatatattttaataaatattttcagaaaagtgtatatacattttttacagttaaaaaacacaaactctGGGTTGCACAAGATTTTCAGCTTGTGTAAATTACTGCAGGCTTAACTGATAAAGACCTAAAGCTACATAATTTTGAAGTGTAAAATAATCAATATGCAAAAAAGTGTTTGATATGTGAAATTGTGCATTGCATTAGAATTTAAatagctataaaaataatatattttctaaaaaaaaaaaaaaaaggttctccATGAAGATGGAAGGACTAGCATTCAACTGactgttttcagtttgaacCATTGTTTCATTGAAAGAAGCTTAAAATTGtaatcttttttatatatttcacttcatttatatttgcttgtttaatGCTTCAACTCAGCTAtctcctttgttttcagtgtgaGTGTTGCAGTTGCGAAGTTGCCATCATTATCTTGTAGTGACAGAATGCAGCATTTCACAGGATCAAATCAGTTGGGACCAGACCAGCTGTCCAGATCATTGCCATTAATTTTAGGttgttgaatattttttttatcagacactctatgaaaattaattatccTCATACTTGATTTTCATCCAGAAGTCAGTATGCATAAGGACGGCCTTAAACTAGttaaatgaactgtttttctaCGTTGTGGCCAGAGGTAAGTATGGGTTTATGCTGTTGCTTGTACAGCAGAGGTTAAAGCACCACGTGCTTGAAGTGCTAGTGTCCTTCAGTGAGACTGGTCCACATTACTTACTAGAGACACACTGTACATGGGTCCAGCTGTATATGCAAAAACTCATTTTGTTAACACAAAATGATGGCTGATGGTCAGTAGAAGCACtgactttaattaaaatttcaacCTGCAACAACTGGTAAATCTTGAAGAACTTAGGCATAAGATTTCATTAATTGGGTTTTCCTACTTGGCtgacatgaaaaataagttttattttgaacCAAAACTATATTTGcaatagtgaaaaaaatgagCTGAATCATTTTAtctgctgcaaagaaaagggTTTTAATATGCAagattgaaaaacaaaaagagcaaaacactgaaaagtagGGAGCAGAAATGATGCGAAGAATGCTTAATACTTTGAAGTCCTCTTTGTATCTCATTCTAAGTTTAGATCTTTAACTCTTCTGCCTTGAAGGAATGCCTAGCCACTGAGCTATAATACATTCTGCTGTTGGTTTCCAAATTTCATGAGGAAACAGTTTTTTCCAGGAAGTACTTTGATATTCACTGGAGGAAGAACTTGAGCCCGTCTTCAATCTACATGCATTCACCACCAGGCTGATACAGCCTCTGACACTTGGTTTCTCTGGAGTCACTTATGAGGAAATGAAAGTCAGTTTGTCATTGTTAATATAGGTTAAATGTAAataatgggggaaaaagaaaagggagggaggaggtgcaGAAGAAATTATATAAATCCTTCTAGTGTTGTAGTTGTCCGAATGCAGTTAGGCTAGTAGTACTTTCACgtttaataagaataaaatgacaacagaattactttttttttttttttcttctggcacgTTACTTTCAATGCACTATAATCTGTAGAGGTAGGTGTTAAAATTTTAGACCTGTCTTTACTACTTCTAGACCATTCTTGATTCCTTCTGATgtgtgctctgcttttcttttagcttaaattcttagaaatctgtattttacatttcagttgtAATAATGGATGCCTTAACGTAGCTTTGCTGAATGTTTGCAAGTTATTGCAAAGTGCAGTTAGTTTAGGATTTTACCAGATACATCATACCTCTCATGTCatgaatgaaaagcaaattgtTGTTCCCTGTAGAAAATGCTGTCCTACAGAATAAGAGGTAAGCTTAAGAAAAGGTCTGATGGTAAAAACTTAATCTTATGTAGTTTCATAGAAAAAGCTAAAGAGAAGGATGATCCAACATCGGTCCTTAGTCGATATTTTGGATGATAGGTTGAGATGTAAGACATTCAATAAAACCCAATTCTATATTTcctaaaaaatattatttaaaagctgcattATTTTAGAGCTAGATTACAGGTATTTGCCATTTTGTGTCTGTAACTTCATGGgtttattgctttcatttttatagaagCCCTAAAATCTTGAATTGCTTGACTTTGCCTCTGGAAAGCCTATTTTAGTGTGGAAGTACCAAGCTTTTACCCAACACTGACATGTTAATTATTGATGCTTTGTTAGATTTAGGAAGTGACAATTACAATAAATATTACTAAGtgaatttctgttctcttaaatatttttgaatgcaTGATACAATCacaaataaagcaatttaaatggagccaaatccatTAGGAATAGTTTTAGAGAAAGGGAAGCTCAATTCAGATACAGACCTGATTTGAGGTAAAGACAATACTGTGAATGCATGAgttcctattttgtttttctttgcaccTCAAAACATATTACCCATAGCTTAACCTTAGTGCTGGTAATTTGAAACTATTGTTGACTTTACTGCTGGAAACAAGGTTTCCAAAAGCAACAGATTAGACTAATCTGTCCAGATTGATGCCTAAGAACCTTACTCTATTATCTGGCAAATACCTAAATACACCTAATGTCTTTTATAATGGAACTTGTCTCAAGTGTCGGAAGTCTGACAAAACAATTTGAGAGAAGGAGTAGAATAATAGCACCAGCTCTGGTGTCCAGCTTTCAATTAGCAAATGTTACTAGAAGGATGGCTTGTGTAAGGAAGGTACTGAGAGTTGTACGTAGTCCTGTGAGGGGCAAAAAGTTGAATAACGTGATTGCATTATTTACTTCATCTTGGCTTAGATCATTCATCCCAAAGTTAATAGTTAAAGGTTAAATAGTTAAAAAGTTAACCTTTAACTTCACATTTATGCCTATTTTGACCAGTTTGGGTTTAAATTGTGGCAATGACTTTCtcaaatacaatttaatttcttttccatcttaaaaTATTAGTCTGTACTTCATAGGACTTTCTAAGCTTGTAAATCCTGATAATATGCAGCTTTCTGGGCTGCCTTAGTAGTCCATGTAATACTGCTACTTGGACTGGCTGTGCCTAGGCAACTAAGAATAACGGGTGAGACTGTCAGAAGAAACGATTGTGCATGCTGAAATCTCATCCCATCCCAGTTCTGCATACTTTGTCTTGCAGTGTTTCTGTTTACCTACCTTTCAGAACTGTGATCAGAAAAGCATCAGTCATCTTGGTTCTTATTCTGACTTTCATATTTGTGAAGCcacagcctccttttctcccatCCGTGTTGCCTTGCGTGGGCTCCAGTGCTCATTTGACCCTGTAATGAGTTGATAAATTTACAAGGACAGTGAAAAACTTCCAGCCAAAAAGCTGGCTAGTTTGAAACAGTCTTAAATTACCAGTGTTAGCTGTGAAAGCCCACGTTTAGAATACCACTCATTGTCATTTATAACTTCGTATTTGCAGTTACTGTGTTTATCAAGTCTGTGCTTACAAATAGCAAGCTAGCACACCAGCAAACTGTTTGTTACAACTTTCCTAATGGACATATgtacatctgcatttttttttgttgtccaAAGTTTTGtactgaaattacttttaaagcGACAACACCCAGGATTTTTTATAGTTGTGTATCAGATTAATGCTGTGTTctaattgaaaagaaatgtgcCTTCAAAAAATCACCCAAGCATTTGTATGGCTGGATTTTGCAAAAGACTTGTTTACCTAACATGAAATTAAGGTAATTTCAGATAGTTGAGATTAACTGTCAGGGTTAATTagtgatttaaaagaaaaaaaaaaaagcttttagacATTGGTTGTAAAATAACGTTTGTTTTGATTCCTTGGATTGACTTAGTTTCTCTATCAGTTGCTAGGTTGATGCTTTTTGTCTCTTCATTTTATAGGATTTACTACTACGTAATGAGCTCATTATGTgaaggggagctggggctgttggGCACCTGGAGGTGGAGGGGTTGGTTCTGATTGAATCACAAAGGAACTTCGTGCGGTCCGAATGGGCAAGCAGCATTTGTGAGGGAGAGGAACCTGGGAGAATCTCAAAGTATGAAATGCTGTGTATCATGGCATAGTATTAGTATCATAGTTTGTCAAATGGATGTGCAAAACATGAAACGTATTTGTTGAGTTAGAAGAACcattaaactgaatttcttctaaaaatgtttttgcaggaGGTTTTTTATTGGTAATGAAGGAAGAACGTCACCAAAAATTCTTAGGGATATGTATAGTTTTTGGCATAGTTCTGGTGTAATTGCCAATAACTCTTTATTTGTGTTATGGTGCAGGTATTAGAATTACTGAACAgatgtgctttaaaataaattaaaagcaaatgagaacaaacaaaaacaacaacaaaataatagatttttcaAGGGTATATTTTGATTTATGTTGTAAATCGCTTACTGTAAAGTCTAGTGCCTTTAGCAAAGTGTGTATCTGTCTGTTGATTCACACAGTGCAAACAATGATTTTATGCCAATTTTCAAGCGTGGTCATCTGGTTTAGGACATTGGATCCAGATGTGTGGCCTGCAAATGCAATACAACACATGGATTCGGAGGGAAATTACATATTGTTTCTCCTTGGATTTACACATGAATGTCTTGTTCTCCCTAGCACCTAAGCCAGGTTTTCCTCTGCCACTGTGATGGCTGGAGCACCCAATGAGTACAGTCTATTACTCTTTCCCATAATCTTGTTTAGTTTGGAGCAATAAGGAGAAAAGTTTGCTGGTAATGTAAGATCTGATAAT includes:
- the HESX1 gene encoding homeobox expressed in ES cells 1 yields the protein MLAEGEIMASTSLCAANTSVSQNLRKASSFVENKTTQCSFSIESILGLEQKKDGIPAVKPHRPWMDGCTNLVLGDDSNSHLQIPVVSYENSLFRGNSDPMQEEKVLKCEKYFSVTERLSFKRELSWYRGRRPRTAFNRNQIEVLENVFKMNSYPGIDIREELARKLDLDEDRIQIWFQNRRAKLKRSHRESQFLMVKNTFTSSLLE